Genomic window (Thermodesulfovibrionia bacterium):
CGGAACTGAACTGTGGAAGAGCGATGGGACAGCAGCAGGGACCTTGCTGGTTAAGGACATCAATCCCGGTTCTATCGGTTCTTTAAGTGATTTCCCTCCTGTATATCTAGTCAATGTCAATGGTGTGCTGTATTTTACAGCTGATGACGGGACTAACGGGATTGAACTGTGGAAGAGCGTCGGGACAGCAGAGGGAACCGTGCTCATAAAGGACATCAGGATCAATGGTACAGGGAGTTCAAGGCCCGAATATCTTACTGATTTTCAAGGTGTGCTGTATTTTAATGCCAATGACGGAACTAACGGAACGGAACTGTGGAAGAGCAACGGGACAGCATCAGGGACTGTGCGGGTTGAGGATATAAATCCCGGCGCAAACGGTTCGGGCCCTTCATCCCTGACTGTTGTTAACAGCAAGCTGTATTTTGCAGCCAATGACGGGACGAACGGGAATGAGCTGTGGAAGAGCAGCGGGGCAGCATCAGGGACTGTGCTGGTAAAGGATATCTATCCCGGAGCAAGCGGTTCGTCTCTGATGTATTTTACCAATGTCAACGGAGTGTTGTATTTTACGGCCAATGATGGGACTAATGGGAGGGAGCTTTGGAAGAGCAATGGGACAGCAGCAGGGACTGTAATGGTTAAAGATATTTATCCCGGGGCTGGCAGTTCGAACCCGTTTAATTTGGCCAATGTAAATGGGGTACTGTATTTTGTGGCCGATGACGGAATAAACGGTGATGAACTTTGGAAGAGTGACGGGACAACAGAGGGTACACTGCTGGTGAAGGACATTTATTCAGGGACAAGTACTTTTTTATATCCGCAATGGCTGACTGATTTCAACGGTGTGCTGTATTTTAAGGCTGATGACGGAACTAACGGGTATGAGCTGTGGAAGAGTGATGGGACTGAGGGAGGCACTGTAATGGTGAAGGACATTTATCCCGGCTCTGGCAGTTCAGTTCCCTCATATCTGATAAATATGAACGGTGTGCTGTATTTTGCAGCCAGTGATGGAACTCATGGGTCTGAGCTGTGGAAGAGTGATGGGACTGAGGGAGGCACTGTAATGGTGAAGGATATCCATCCAACAGCCGATTCGAGTCCGCGATATCTGGTCAATGTCAACGGAGTACTGTATTTTACGGCTGATGACCCCTGGCTGGGATCAGAGTTGTTTGCTTTGAATACTACAACCATGTCTGATGTGACGCCCCCTGTAACAACTGCGACTCCTTCATCCGGGTCTACTCAGTACGTATCTCTCACTTGTGATGACGGCGGTGGCTCAGGATGCGCAGGTATTTTCTATACACTTGACGTTTCAAATCCTACGGTATATTCACAGCCCTACACAGGCCTGGTAAGCATCACTGATACAACAATTCTCAGGTATTTTGCCATTGATGTAGCCGGTAATATGGAAGCTGTGCATACAGGTCTTTATACTCCATGTCCGCTTTGGTATCAGGATACCGACGGTGACAGTTATGGAGATCCATTGAATTCAATTCAAGCATGTTCTCAACCATTAGGCTATGTAATAGATAATACAGATTGTGATGATACAAACCCTGCAATCAATCCACTTACATACTGGTATCCTGATGCTGACGGAGATAGCTATGGAAATTCATCTGTAGCAATTCAAGACTGTTCTCAACCCGTTGGCTTTGTGTTAAATATGACTGATTCTGACGATAGTGACCCAAATATTCATCCTGGAGGCCCTTCTTTAAGAGTGTCTGGTTCAATTACCACTTACTATTTCTCTTTACAGGATGCGTATGATGCGGCGATAGTAGGAGATATAATCCAAATACAGACAAGCAGCTTTACTGAAGATTTGTATATAGATTTAAACAAGTCTGTTACTCTGCGAGGCGGTTATAATAGTAATTTCAATGCAACCACCGGCAAAACGGTAATAAACGGCAATGTGACCATAAGTGACGGTGTCGTAACAATGGAAAATATCATAATCCAGTGACGAAATGAGCCATGCTTTTCTTGTCTACTATACAAAACAAGCAGGCAAGTTGAAGTAAGTAGGCAGTGACTAAGAGGTAACTCATTGAAATCAAATGGAGCCACCGAGCGGAATCGAACCGCTGACCTGCTGATTACGAATCAGCTGCTCTACCAACTGAGCTACGGTGGCGCTTCTCTGAAAAGAGGCTTTATATTCTATACCAGAAATACGATTTATTGCCACAGCAGTATTGAAGATCTTTGGCAGGGCATAAGTCAGGAGCGGGCATGGAACTGATGATGTTGATTATCATGGATATGTATGCCGGTGAGCCTGGAATATCAGAACATCAAAAGGCTAAATTCCTTTTGATATCCTCTCTTCTTCTTCCTGCTCGGTCTTGCAGTCAACGCATAAAGTAGTAACAGGCCTTGCCTGAAGGCGCTTGATGCCTATCTCCTCACCGCAGGCTTCGCAATACCCGTAGACCTTGCTCTTGATGCGGTCTATGGTCTGGTCTATCTTTTTAAGAAGCCCTCTGTCCCTGTCCCTGAGCCTGAGCATGAAGTTCCTGTCAGTCTCTGCGGTTGCCTGGTCTCCCATGTCAGGGTAGTTAAGCTCCCCGGGGAGGATATGAAGTGTTTCTGAAGCCTCTTTGAGCAGGGATTCTTTCTGGATCTGGAGGTTATGCTGTATATCAAGTATGGCTTTTTCTCTGTTTGTCGGCGCCGGTTTTTTACCGGATCCTTTTTTTACCGCAGGCGTTTTGACAGCAGCCTTCTTGACCGGCTTTGCTGCGGCCTTCTTAACTACTGCCTTTTTTACTGCTGTCTTCTTTTTAACCGCAGCCTTCTTCTTCACAGGAGAGGTAGCTTTCTTTTTAGGTATGGTTTTCTTTATAACAGCCTTTTTCTTAGCTGTCTTTTTAGCTGTATTTTTTTTGACCGGTTTCTTTGCCATTTTTAATATGCCTCCGAATTCAGCATGATATTTGTTTAAGAACAGCATGTACGATAACAAATTTATTTTTTCTAGTCAAACATTATAAAAGATAGTTAGCTGAGCATGCTTGACAAAGATTATGTATTGCGATAACTTACAATTCAAGTCTGAGTCCCACTATATAAAGGAATACTATTTTGCTCATGAATGATGCCCTTCTTTCTGTTGAAGACCTCAGTGTATCTTTTTCAACGGATGCCGGACATATTAAGACAGTTGACGGAGTTACATTCAGTGTCGCGCAGGAAGATACCGTAAGTATTGTCGGTGAAAGCGGGTCAGGCAAGACATTGACCGCGCTCTCGATAATGAACCTTCTGCCGTCCAATGCCGCGTTCTCAGGCAGGGTGGTATTTAAGGGCGATGAGATATCTTCATGGAGTGAAGACCGGATGCGCGGCATAAGGGGCAGGGATATCGCAATGGTATTCCAGGAGCCTATGACATTTCTTAACCCTGTCTTTACTGTAGGCTACCAGGTCGCTGAGGCGCTCACAACGCATATTGATATCTC
Coding sequences:
- a CDS encoding chitobiase/beta-hexosaminidase C-terminal domain-containing protein, which codes for MSDVTPPVTTATPSSGSTQYVSLTCDDGGGSGCAGIFYTLDVSNPTVYSQPYTGLVSITDTTILRYFAIDVAGNMEAVHTGLYTPCPLWYQDTDGDSYGDPLNSIQACSQPLGYVIDNTDCDDTNPAINPLTYWYPDADGDSYGNSSVAIQDCSQPVGFVLNMTDSDDSDPNIHPGGPSLRVSGSITTYYFSLQDAYDAAIVGDIIQIQTSSFTEDLYIDLNKSVTLRGGYNSNFNATTGKTVINGNVTISDGVVTMENIIIQ
- the dksA gene encoding RNA polymerase-binding protein DksA yields the protein MAKKPVKKNTAKKTAKKKAVIKKTIPKKKATSPVKKKAAVKKKTAVKKAVVKKAAAKPVKKAAVKTPAVKKGSGKKPAPTNREKAILDIQHNLQIQKESLLKEASETLHILPGELNYPDMGDQATAETDRNFMLRLRDRDRGLLKKIDQTIDRIKSKVYGYCEACGEEIGIKRLQARPVTTLCVDCKTEQEEEERISKGI